Genomic segment of Streptococcus australis:
TCGATATAAGTTTCAAAATGACGGAAGCCAGGTCCGTAGAACTCAACTTGGTCCCCTTCATTGATAACATTCCGTTGACGAATGGTTGCTGTCTGGGTTGCTTCATCATAAGAAACCACTTCAGCGACAAACTTATACTCAGGAATCTTACGGCGAGCACCAAATAACTGCTCATTCTCAGACGGTGTACCATAGTAGAATCCTGTTGCCAATTCACGCTGGGCAACCTTCCACATCTCATCTACCAAGTCTTGTTTGATGGCATCAAACTTTTCAGGGCTTTCGAGATAAGCATCCACAGCCGCCTTGTAGCAGTTTGTTACTGTCGAAACATAGTGAATAGACTTCATACGTCCTTCGATCTTGAGACTGTCTACACCATTTTCAATCATATCTGGGATATGGTCAATCATAGACATATCTACGGCAGACATCGAAAATTCTTCTGGGATTTCACCCTTAAGGCTCTTACGTTCTCGGCCAAAGGGCATGTCGTAGAGGTCATATTTCCAACGACAAGACTGAGAACAACCACCACGGTTAGCATCACGCATACTCATGTGGTTTGAAAGCGTACAGCGACCTGAGTAAGAAATACACATGGCTCCATGGACAAAGGCCTCAATCTCAACATCCGTACGTTTGCGAATCTCTGCCAATTCTTCCATTGAAACTTCACGAGCCAAAACCACACGAGTTAGACCAAGTTCTTTCCAGAACTCTAGAGTTTCATAGTTGGTCGC
This window contains:
- a CDS encoding peptidase U32 family protein; the protein is MTKTLKRPEVLSPAGTLEKLKVAVQYGADAVFIGGQAYGLRSRAGNFTFEQMEEGVQFAAKYGAKVYVAANMVMHEGNEAGAGEWFRKLRDIGIAAVIVSDPALIMIAATEAPGLEIHLSTQASATNYETLEFWKELGLTRVVLAREVSMEELAEIRKRTDVEIEAFVHGAMCISYSGRCTLSNHMSMRDANRGGCSQSCRWKYDLYDMPFGRERKSLKGEIPEEFSMSAVDMSMIDHIPDMIENGVDSLKIEGRMKSIHYVSTVTNCYKAAVDAYLESPEKFDAIKQDLVDEMWKVAQRELATGFYYGTPSENEQLFGARRKIPEYKFVAEVVSYDEATQTATIRQRNVINEGDQVEFYGPGFRHFETYIEDLHDAKGNKIDRAPNPMELLTIKVPQPVQAGDMVRALKEGLINLYKEDGTSVTVRA